One genomic region from Candidatus Caldarchaeum subterraneum encodes:
- a CDS encoding pyrroloquinoline-quinone synthase encodes MKLFYNGKLTPQQVRGWIINRYYYQRQIPVKDSIILSNITEPVSRKMWLQRMMKREGLGAYRGDVEGWAKFAEAAGIASTTLEKMDILPGVRMAVDAYINFVRTVSWFEGAAASLSELFALDELPKRITALRNHYNWIDQRGVEFFLERLSYLKEDVDLVLELVAPHIRGREMLKKCLQAAAFNCDVHWSMLDAIYMGYVVSKKATAP; translated from the coding sequence ATGAAGCTTTTCTACAACGGAAAACTAACACCCCAGCAGGTCAGAGGCTGGATTATCAACCGCTACTACTATCAACGACAAATCCCCGTGAAAGACTCCATCATACTGTCAAACATCACAGAACCCGTGTCGAGAAAGATGTGGCTGCAGCGCATGATGAAAAGAGAGGGCTTGGGCGCCTATAGAGGAGATGTAGAGGGGTGGGCGAAGTTTGCGGAGGCAGCTGGGATAGCGAGCACTACCTTGGAGAAAATGGACATATTGCCGGGAGTGAGGATGGCTGTTGACGCATACATCAACTTTGTTAGAACCGTTAGTTGGTTTGAGGGTGCGGCGGCATCGCTCTCGGAACTCTTCGCATTAGACGAGCTTCCCAAGAGAATAACTGCTTTGAGAAACCATTACAACTGGATTGACCAGCGAGGTGTAGAGTTCTTTCTTGAAAGGCTCTCCTACCTTAAGGAAGATGTAGACCTGGTTCTTGAACTTGTCGCCCCACATATAAGAGGCAGAGAGATGCTGAAAAAATGCCTGCAAGCAGCGGCCTTCAACTGCGATGTCCACTGGTCCATGCTTGACGCCATTTACATGGGTTACGTTGTTTCCAAAAAAGCTACAGCTCCTTGA